The sequence AAGCCGACGCTTGAGCTCCGGCGAGCGCCCTTCGATCAGGTTCACTTCGATGATCGGCATGACCGTTGTCCCCTTCGTATGGATGGAGCCAATTTAAAAGATCCCGGTCTGATATGTAAACAATATAAATTCTGTTCTAATATGAGAACACATCGCACGTCATTCCGAAGGCCGAACACATGAAACGCGCCGCCCGCCAGATCATCGAACCCAGCGACATCCAGCCCGACGAAGCGGCCGAAGGCATCGGGCCGCCGCGCGCGCCCGTGCGAAGCCTCAATATCCTGCAACGGCTCGTGCGCTCGTCGAATGGACTCACGCTATCGCAGCTCGCCACGGCGCTGGACATTCCGAAGACTTCCGTGCTGTCGCTGCTCAAGGCGCTGACACAGGCCGGCTACGTCCACTCGGACGGTGCGCGCTACGCGCTCGGTCCAGAAGCCTTGCAACTCGGCACGCTGATCGCCGCGCGCGCAACCGCGCCCGATGTCAGTCAGTTACCCGCTATCGCGCAACCCTTCCTGGAATCACTCGCTGAGCATTCAGGCGAAACGGTATTCGTGCTGACGCTTTCCGAAGATCACGAGTACGTGGTGTATGTGGCACGCGCCGAGAGCGCGCATCCCATCCGCTTCATGGCCTCGATCGGCGAACGGCGGCCGCTGTATTCGTCGGCGGGCGGCCGCACCATGCTGGCTTTTTTCAGCGAAGAGGAACAGGAAAACTATCTGCGCGCGCTCAAGCCCATTGCCTTCACGAGTCGCACCGTCACGGACAAGAACCGCATTCGCAAAATGCTGCGCGACATTCGCCGCACCGGCATTGCGAGCACGGTGGACGACACGCACGTGGGCGTGTCTGCGTATGGCACGCCGGTCTATTCGAGCGGCGGTGGCGTCATCGCGGCGCTCGTGCTGGCCGCGCCCACCGAGCGCGCCGGCCCGCAAAGCGAGCGGTTGATTGCGCTGTTGCGTGAATCGGCAAGCGCGCTGTCGCGCGCGATGGGCTACCTCACGCCGGATTGAAGCGTCGGCGCCGCACGTTGCGTCAACACCTCCGGATTAAGAATGCACGGCGGCCGGCCAGCGGCCGGACCCACGTCCAGCGCGGCAAGCAGATTGTCCACCGCGAGATTGGCGAGCGCGCGACGCGCAGCGGTGGTGGCGCTACCCGTGTGCGGCGTCATCACGAGATGCGGAGCGTGAAGCAACTCCGGGTGAAGCGCGGGTTCGTTCTCGTACACGTCCAGTCCTGCCGACGCGATCGTCCCGTCTTTAAGCGCTTGCGCCAGCGCCGCGTCATCCACGATTCCGCCGCGCGCGATGTTCACGAGCGTTGCCGTACGCTTCATTTGCGCGAGTTGCGGCGCCCCGATCAGATGATGCGCGTCGACGCTGTACGGCAAAGTGAGCATGACGTGGTCGGCTTGCGCGAGCAGTTCGTCGAGCGGCACGTAACGCGCGCCGCTCGCGCGCTCGAGTTCGGGATCGAGCCGTGATCGATTGTGATACATCACCTTCATGTCGAAGCCCGCCGCACGCCTTGCGACAGCGCGCCCAATGCGCCCCATTCCCACTATGCCAAGCGTGGAATGGTGCAGGTCGACGCCCAGGAACAGGT is a genomic window of Paraburkholderia sp. PREW-6R containing:
- a CDS encoding IclR family transcriptional regulator, whose amino-acid sequence is MKRAARQIIEPSDIQPDEAAEGIGPPRAPVRSLNILQRLVRSSNGLTLSQLATALDIPKTSVLSLLKALTQAGYVHSDGARYALGPEALQLGTLIAARATAPDVSQLPAIAQPFLESLAEHSGETVFVLTLSEDHEYVVYVARAESAHPIRFMASIGERRPLYSSAGGRTMLAFFSEEEQENYLRALKPIAFTSRTVTDKNRIRKMLRDIRRTGIASTVDDTHVGVSAYGTPVYSSGGGVIAALVLAAPTERAGPQSERLIALLRESASALSRAMGYLTPD
- a CDS encoding D-glycerate dehydrogenase, translating into MKPRILLARATFPDIIERLEAHFDVERNATDQPFSADELRRRMADKTGAMLMGAERIDAALIAACPQLRAVANCAAGYNNFDLPAITKAGIIATNTPDISNDSVADLAWGLLIAASRRMVESDQHVRSGSWRGFAYNLFLGVDLHHSTLGIVGMGRIGRAVARRAAGFDMKVMYHNRSRLDPELERASGARYVPLDELLAQADHVMLTLPYSVDAHHLIGAPQLAQMKRTATLVNIARGGIVDDAALAQALKDGTIASAGLDVYENEPALHPELLHAPHLVMTPHTGSATTAARRALANLAVDNLLAALDVGPAAGRPPCILNPEVLTQRAAPTLQSGVR